GCCCGAAGCGCCGGCGCACGAGATCAAGCTCGGTAAGGTTCCCCAGGGCTTCCACGGTGCGGTCTAGAGGCGCGATCGTATTGGATCCCATCACCTTCAGGAGGTAATTCCCCTTATCTAAGCCCCAGCGTTTGCATACCGAATCCAAGATCTCCGCGATGTAGCTATCAGTGGACGTGTTGAGAGTCGTGACTTGCGTAGAACCCTCAATATTGATGAAGCGGATCTTCAGGGTCTTCGAGACCCCCAGTCGCGGCGTAGCATGCGACGTTGGCACCGCAGGCCGATCGGCAGGCGTGAGCGTATTGTCATTGAGTGCCGACGAAAACGGTTGCCCTAAGATCGGATTGGGTCGAGGCGCTTTGTTTTGAGAAGTCGGTTGGGCGGAGGGAACATTGAGAGCTGATGCTGCATCATTGGTGTCTTCAGGAAGAACGGCTTGGCTCTCCATGGGAAACTGGCGCTCGTTCTCTTCAAATTCACTATCGGAGGCCTCCACCAGGGCAAATTCGTCGTACTGTTTCCCTCTGCCTCGACCTCGTGCCCCCGTTGCTCGATTGTTATTCGACGTAAAATCCATAATCTGTGACGTTCGTCCTAAAGCGGGAAAGTCGTATTCCACTTCGCCGTCTTCTACCATTCGAAGCGCCCATCGGTTAACAGTCAACTTATTACGTTCAATAGCAGGTTGACGACCTTCTTCCGAGTATCGCCAGAGTGCCAAACCGATCGCCTCGACAACAGTGACGGGAGCTGGTTGTTCCGCGAGTTTAGATTCCCGGGCAATAGGAAGGTCAATCGGCTCTTCCGGGTCAGAAGAAAACGGCAAGTATAACTTGATATTCAATGCATCAGTAAGGCCTTTGCCCGAGAGTACCGCAAATTTCTCAACCGGATTGGTCGGTGCACGTTTGCGCGCGTTGAGTGCCTTCGACAGCAAACTAACAGGTTGCACTGTGCTAATAGGCCGCGGCGGAGGCAAGTCTTGCAATTCGGGAGCTGGTGTTTTGGCCTTCCTAGGAGATGCCGTTTGAGGTCCTGTTCCATTCGGCAACTTATGCATCATCATAGGTGATGATGAATCCAAGCTTCCAGTGATACCGACGCCTACCAAGAGTGATGCAGAGCCGGCGGTGGCATCGAAATCAGATGAAAGTGCCGAGTCCTCGGACTCAGCTCCCGAATCTTCTGGGTGCTCATCTAGTCCTCCAAGATTCCTGTTTCCAGCTCCCCTGCGCCTGTTACTAGCCAACTCTATAACCTGATCCTGACCAGAGAACTGAATCTGCTTCCGTGACGCCAAGGAGCCCATTTCATTATCCGAAGACATGTCGCTGCTAGCGGTAGTAGTTGTATCTCGCCGTGGCCGCTCATTCACACTAACAGCAGTTCCTAGCGATCCCGTGCGGTAATGCATGCCCATCGTGGggtgagaaggagatgtgaCCATAAGTTGTgggccttcttgacgatCCGTTGAACGTATTGGAGAGGATCCGGCCCGTGTCCGTATTGGTAGTTTAGGAAATTTGATCTGTTGGGAAGCCCTGCACCAGTTTAGCACCGGGATGTAGTCTGGGAATATAAGAACCTCAAATCACTAATATCGACAAACCTTTGACTATCCACATCATCGTCGCTCTCATCACTCAAATCACTgctgtcatcctcctccgcatctcTTTGTTTATAGGAATCGTTTTGCTGTCGCTCCTTTCGATGGGTCCTTTTCCCAGCGCGTCCATGGGGCCGGCGCCCTATCACCTCCGTCGAGCTTTTACCCGTCACCATACccccttcatcttcctcgccatCCTCCCCTAAACCAAATCTCTGGGCTTCGTTTGCATCCCTGGAAACACCAAGTTGATAATACTCCGAGGTAACTGCAGCGGTGGTGGGAATCGGAGGGGAGTATGTCCGGCGGATATGGGCTGCTACGCTCTGTGCGCTAGGATTTGTGGAAGCCGACGACCAGCCCGCCGCGCGAAATCCAGGAGTGTTGAGAACCGAGTTGTTCACGTTGATGAGTCTATCGCCTATTCCGTCTTTGATTGTGGATAGATAAGAGGTGCGCAGTTGCCATATCGTAAAACTGCCATTCTTTTAGTACTGGATTCTTGGTATGAAGGGCGATCGCGGGGAAGGTGGCGGAAGCAGATGTGAGATGCGCATCACTAGACGTACTCTTCATTGTGAAGGAGAGACATCTTCCCGCAGTTGTGAGTAGATGTTGAGAGGATATAGATATTGAACTTTGGTAGCGATCAGGTAAATTCTGGATTTAAGGTAGACACTGTATAGTCGCTGGTGGTGTTCGTCTGGGCATGATTCCAAGTACTACGTTGAGAGTGGATAGATGCGCTGAACGTGGTCAGCAATAGAGTGATCAAATGAAGGTTCGTTCTCAACCAGGGCCAGCCCGATGTAGAGTATAAGGGGAGATAAATAAGAACGAGATAATAAGGTCGTGAAGGGAGTTGGTGAAGGTTTTAGTGCTGAGTAGCTgaggaagagcaagcaaaTTGCGGGTTCTCCCAAGACAATCTCCGCAGATCAGCCAAGAAACATGGATGTAGATAATGCGCCGCCGATCCCTCGTAGATTATTTGTTTAGATTATTTTAATCAACAGCTAAATTATTGGCACAGAATGATGGGGTTTGGTTTAACATAGTCATCGTTCTAATATAATACAAGTACCTAACTAATAACCATTACAGACATTGCCATTACCCATCATTCCCCAATGCGGTTttcaaaaggaaagagaggtTTTTCTCACCAAACGTCCACCATGAAAAAGTGAAACGCACTAAGCCTTGGCCTttcgacctcttcctttcaacGGTttctcgtcgtcatcaataAAATCATCGTCGGTGGCTTTCTTAgccttcttccctttgcCTGAGCCGCCCTTCGCCGCGGATTTCGCCGCCGGTTTCTTCGGTACCCGGACATAtttgtccttcttcaggtccagttcttcactttcatcatcctctttggTATCATCCTCAAGCacttcatcatccgactcgtcgatggcatcttcaatatcGGGCTTCTCCTTTGGCATCTTCTTTGGAGCAGCGACGCTGCTGGCTTTCATAAAGGGAAGTGGATGCGAGCGCTGGTTATAGAGTCGTGTGAATGTCGCTTTCGTCTGTGTATCTAGTTTCACCATTGATTGATCCATAGGGCCAAGGCCAAGCTCGACCAGGGCATCCCAGTCGTCCCGGGTGAGGAAATAACTGTCCATGAAATCAATGACGTCCTCAAcgccttcttttccatccttcatcaACCGGCGAACAAGCTTGTCCCAGATGAGGGGTAGATATTGTTGTCTGATTTCGTCACGGTCTCCGGAGGCACGAAGGCGCATGTGGCCCTGGATCTCCCTGGTACAACGCCAAAGCTTCCCTGTAATTACTCCGTTAgcaaaatagatatataagtAGTTGaagaatacataccttgTTTGCTGTTCTGACCTAGCCAACTAGTGAAGCCAGCTCGCTCGGTCATATTGCCGTAAGCGAAACTGGCGGGCCGAACAAAGCTGAAGACAGCATGGGTTGGCATCAGACTCCATTGCTGTTGTGTTCCATGGATCATTCTGTCGACCAGGTCACCGTCACTGATGCTCGACGCTGCGTTATCCGCCAGCTCGAGCAACTTCAACTTTTGCTCCTTGCCTTGATAATTACCAGACAAGGCTGGCCTTGTTCTTAGATAGTTCTCTTGAAGCATCAAGTAGCTGAACTCGTGATCATTGAAATAAAGTTCGATCTTGTCGTTTAACGTCGCtttggaacttggagagAACATCTGAGCGCTGAGGATTTTGGATACAATATCCCAGGGCTTCAGGATAACATGCTTTTCCCAGGCCTTGGACATCTCCCGCCCCTTCTCAAAATCCAGGTTTTGTTGATCCAGCTTCACAGTCGACAGCATATTAATAATTTGACGAATGTCGGCATGCGTCCCTTCGATGAGACTGTCGAGAACAGGGGGCGGAATCTTCAAACCCTCTCGGAAACAGATCGTTGAAAGTCTAGCTCTGATTTGTTCAGCAGTCGGACGTCTAAAGGGTAGCTCATACGTAACGTGATCGAAGGGCTTCATTTTCGGAAGCCTACGTTCGTTACATATAAGGATGAGTGGGATGTGAGTTTTCTTTGCAATAGCAGCTAACGCCCCAACACCGCCTCGGTCTCCAGCTGACATTCCGTCTACCTCGTCCATGATCAATACcatattctttttctctctgtgCACCTTTTGGCCGTCAGCGGCAAAATAACCTTGCAGGGACGTTGTATCCAAGACACCCAAAAGACCGGTTTCAACAAGTTTTTTGCTCCTCGTATCACTGGCATTAGTTTCGACGATATCGTAGCCTTCGAGCTTCGCCACCAGATGTGCTGCGGTTGTCTTACCGATTCCTGGGGGGCCGTGGATCATGACCGCGCGGTAAATTCCAGTGCCATCCTTACCGGGTTTCGAGAAGTTCCCCTTAGCATTCTTGTGCCAATCTCGAAGCCAACTTTGAAGCTTCTCGACCGCGGTTTTATTGCCACAGATCATGTTCATCGACGTTGGTGCGTATTTTGTGGTCCAGAGTTCATCCTCAGGTCTAGGGCTTTGCGAGCTTGATGGCGCCTGGGATCCCGCGGACGCCTTAGCTGCTGCTGTACTGGTAGCCTTCGCCTTgcgcttctcttcctgttcaATTtcagcagccatggctcgaattttcttgtcttctgccttcctcttttcttcatacTTTTCAGCGGCTTTTCCGTCACCGCCGTTGGCTGGCAATCTTCGAATGAGCTCGAAGAGACCTTCCTCATTGATTGTTTTCAGGTTATGATCCCTGATTGTCTTAAGCTTTTTAGGACCAGCATCACCTCCGAGGACAACGTAACTTGTCTTTGAACTCGGAGCTCCAGTAACTTTGCCGCCATATTTTTTGACAAGGTTTTGTCCTTCCTCACGACCTAAAGTGTCAAGGACACCGGTGAAAACGAAAGACAACCCTGCAAGGCAATTTTCAGCCCCGACCGGTATTTCAGCGGTTCC
The sequence above is a segment of the Aspergillus oryzae RIB40 DNA, chromosome 3 genome. Coding sequences within it:
- a CDS encoding Sin1 family protein (stress-activated MAP kinase-interacting protein, Sin1p), with amino-acid sequence MSLLHNEDFTIWQLRTSYLSTIKDGIGDRLINVNNSVLNTPGFRAAGWSSASTNPSAQSVAAHIRRTYSPPIPTTAAVTSEYYQLGVSRDANEAQRFGLGEDGEEDEGGMVTGKSSTEVIGRRPHGRAGKRTHRKERQQNDSYKQRDAEEDDSSDLSDESDDDVDSQRASQQIKFPKLPIRTRAGSSPIRSTDRQEGPQLMVTSPSHPTMGMHYRTGSLGTAVSVNERPRRDTTTTASSDMSSDNEMGSLASRKQIQFSGQDQVIELASNRRRGAGNRNLGGLDEHPEDSGAESEDSALSSDFDATAGSASLLVGVGITGSLDSSSPMMMHKLPNGTGPQTASPRKAKTPAPELQDLPPPRPISTVQPVSLLSKALNARKRAPTNPVEKFAVLSGKGLTDALNIKLYLPFSSDPEEPIDLPIARESKLAEQPAPVTVVEAIGLALWRYSEEGRQPAIERNKLTVNRWALRMVEDGEVEYDFPALGRTSQIMDFTSNNNRATGARGRGRGKQYDEFALVEASDSEFEENERQFPMESQAVLPEDTNDAASALNVPSAQPTSQNKAPRPNPILGQPFSSALNDNTLTPADRPAVPTSHATPRLGVSKTLKIRFINIEGSTQVTTLNTSTDSYIAEILDSVCKRWGLDKGNYLLKVMGSNTIAPLDRTVEALGNLTELDLVRRRFGPQSLTGSPGSSSPNAPLQIDSGTVPSSKKAKKGGPRMLHPLAQQQDLIGGYYRRYHVFRKQSMSFTASNHKILTFDNDYMHIMPGDTAKTGSDTKTRSISFNDVVGCKVSRRHPKNFRVVVLRGNDANEQKRYDFEARNALEAMEIVDEIKKNMAHYRI
- a CDS encoding replication factor C subunit 1 (replication factor C, subunit RFC1 (large subunit)) translates to MPADIRSFFGGKPSSSQGSSASLAKPPAKKEVRKAPLPNLPFQLLKFALKPDEPQGEVTTTSDYFASSKKRGRPAKTSTATPIKEPQPPNDTISEEGKASKSPRANKQTEKKEALKRPTRESKRNATTVLDDERLGGDDIFATEFGKPGKGDDDYVEDEHSEKDSDLEELAVKPATAASSRPGRKKPASKLAPDDDDVVMEDAPKQPKRATKSAASQPGRKRKSEALGKEEDDEPQEGPKKVTSPSKASSTARAPKKPKGSPSKKDQPESKEIQSIFDSIPTVRPPSPPPESGDKKKFNPFAARARSPAAAGTAEIPVGAENCLAGLSFVFTGVLDTLGREEGQNLVKKYGGKVTGAPSSKTSYVVLGGDAGPKKLKTIRDHNLKTINEEGLFELIRRLPANGGDGKAAEKYEEKRKAEDKKIRAMAAEIEQEEKRKAKATSTAAAKASAGSQAPSSSQSPRPEDELWTTKYAPTSMNMICGNKTAVEKLQSWLRDWHKNAKGNFSKPGKDGTGIYRAVMIHGPPGIGKTTAAHLVAKLEGYDIVETNASDTRSKKLVETGLLGVLDTTSLQGYFAADGQKVHREKKNMVLIMDEVDGMSAGDRGGVGALAAIAKKTHIPLILICNERRLPKMKPFDHVTYELPFRRPTAEQIRARLSTICFREGLKIPPPVLDSLIEGTHADIRQIINMLSTVKLDQQNLDFEKGREMSKAWEKHVILKPWDIVSKILSAQMFSPSSKATLNDKIELYFNDHEFSYLMLQENYLRTRPALSGNYQGKEQKLKLLELADNAASSISDGDLVDRMIHGTQQQWSLMPTHAVFSFVRPASFAYGNMTERAGFTSWLGQNSKQGKLWRCTREIQGHMRLRASGDRDEIRQQYLPLIWDKLVRRLMKDGKEGVEDVIDFMDSYFLTRDDWDALVELGLGPMDQSMVKLDTQTKATFTRLYNQRSHPLPFMKASSVAAPKKMPKEKPDIEDAIDESDDEVLEDDTKEDDESEELDLKKDKYVRVPKKPAAKSAAKGGSGKGKKAKKATDDDFIDDDEKPLKGRGRKAKA